Proteins encoded by one window of Juglans regia cultivar Chandler chromosome 15, Walnut 2.0, whole genome shotgun sequence:
- the LOC109012219 gene encoding ribonuclease 2, giving the protein MAASLCAQPLVLLSLQFAAAAAMIAAVMGSNSMPVNMNEQREFDYFALALQWPGTVCRRTRHCCSSNACCRRSNAPTEFTIHGLWPDYNDGTWPACCTRSSFDERKISTLRDGLDSYWPSLSCGSSSTCHGGKGLFWAHEWEKHGTCSHPVIQDEYSYFLTVLNLYLKYNVTQVLNEAGYFPSNTEKYPLGGIVSAIENAFHATPLLVCSKDSVEELRLCFYKDFEPRDCALGSIIQNGMISSKSSCPRYVKLPAYVPPGVGHVEAALSWISDNGIA; this is encoded by the exons ATGGCTGCGTCTCTCTGTGCCCAACCTCTTGTCCTCCTCTCTCTACAATtcgctgctgctgctgcaatGATTGCGGCGGTGATGGGATCAAATTCGATGCCTGTGAATATGAATGAACAGAGGGAGTTCGATTACTTCGCGCTGGCACTGCAATGGCCTGGCACCGTCTGTCGCCGCACCCGCCATTGCTGTTCCTCCAATGCCTGCTGCCGACG CTCGAATGCTCCAACAGAATTTACAATAC ATGGATTGTGGCCCGACTATAATGATGGAACCTGGCCTGCCTGTTGCACCAGATCCAGTTTTGATGAAAGGAAG ATCTCAACATTGCGTGACGGTTTAGACAGCTATTGGCCATCTCTAAGTTGTGGTTCTTCATCAACCTGCCACGGTGGAAAAGGACTATTTTGGGCACATGAG TGGG agAAGCATGGAACTTGCTCCCATCCTGTAATTCAAGATGAATACAGTTATTTTTTAACTGTTCTCAacctctatttaaaatataatgtcACG CAAGTTCTTAACGAAGCTGGATACTTTCCTTCTAATACGGAAAAATATCCCCTTGGAGGAATTGTTTCTGCAATTGAGAATGCTTTCCACGCAACTCCATTATTGGTGTGCTCAAAAGACTCTGTGGAGGAACTTCGTTTATGCTTCTATAAAGATTTCGAG CCACGGGATTGTGCACTTGGATCTATCATTCAAAATGGCATGATCTCTTCAAAAAGTTCTTGTCCCCGTTATGTTAAGCTGCCAGCATATGTTCCACCAG